From one Cydia strobilella chromosome 24, ilCydStro3.1, whole genome shotgun sequence genomic stretch:
- the LOC134752204 gene encoding cleavage stimulation factor subunit 1, translated as MKENNGQDIDTRNVVKNRELLYRMIISQLYYDGFQPVAATLAAAVHADPCPPSDRLLNVMMVGLQHEPDRKDRLAASSAAEHLLGTTGFDLEYEMDAPSLAPEPATYETAYVTSHKMACRAGAFSACGQLVATGSVDASIKILDVERMLAKSAPEEVDPGREQQGHPVIRTLYDHTDEITALDFHPREQILVSASRDCCIKLFDITKASAKKAYKSITDAEQVLCVAFHPLGDHIIASTTHPVIRLYDVTTSQCFVCPVPSHHHTKQVNTIKFSPNGKYFASGSADGCIKLWDTVSNRCFNTFVNAHDGYEVCSVAFTRNSKYLLTSGLDSSIKLWELSSSRCLIQYTGAGTTGKQEHHAQAIFNHTEDYVIFPDEATTSLCTWHSRSASRGQLMSLGHNGAVRHIVHSGTAPAFLTCSDDYRARFWFRRNTH; from the exons ATGAAGGAAAATAATGGACAAGACATTGATACCAGGAATGTTGTTAAGAACAGGGAGTTGCTTTATCGCATGATCATCAG CCAGCTGTACTATGATGGCTTCCAGCCCGTAGCCGCTACATTGGCTGCGGCAGTGCATGCAGACCCATGCCCTCCGAGTGACAG GTTACTGAATGTGATGATGGTTGGTCTCCAGCATGAGCCAGATCGCAAGGACCGTCTGGCTGCCTCCAGCGCAGCGGAGCACTTGCTGGGAACTACAGGCTTCG ACTTGGAGTACGAAATGGACGCACCCTCCCTCGCCCCCGAACCAGCAACCTACGAGACGGCCTACGTGACCTCACACAAGATGGCGTGCCGCGCCGGCGCATTCAGCGCGTGCGGGCAGCTAGTGGCTACGGGCAGTGTGGACGCTAGTATCAAG ATCTTGGACGTGGAACGTATGCTGGCCAAATCGGCGCCGGAAGAAGTGGATCCGGGCAGAGAGCAGCAGGGGCACCCTGTTATTAGGACTCT ATACGATCACACGGACGAGATAACTGCCTTGGACTTCCATCCTCGTGAGCAAATCTTAGTATCGGCCTCTCGTGACTGCTGCATTAAACTGTTCGACATAACCAAGGCGAGCGCGAAGAAAGCATACAAGAGTATCACG GACGCCGAGCAAGTTCTATGCGTAGCCTTCCATCCCCTCGGCGACCACATCATAGCTTCCACCACCCACCCCGTCATACGTCTGTATGACGTCACAACCAGCCAATGCTTCGTGTGCCCAGTACCGAGCCATCATCATACCAAACAAGTCAATACTATCaa GTTCTCCCCAAACGGCAAATACTTCGCAAGCGGCAGCGCCGACGGCTGTATCAAGCTGTGGGATACAGTCTCGAACCGCTGTTTCAACACATTCGTGAACGCGCACGACGGATACGAAGTATGCTCCGTGGCTTTTACGAGGAACAGCAAG TATCTCCTGACTTCTGGCCTGGATTCTTCTATAAAACTATGGGAGCTGTCGAGCAGCAGGTGCCTTATTCAGTACACCGGGGCCGGAACTACtg GCAAGCAAGAACACCACGCGCAAGCCATATTCAACCATACTGAAGACTACGTAATATTCCCCGATGAAGCCACTACATCCTTATGCACTTGGCATTCGAGAAGTGCTTCGAGAGGTCAACTCATGTCGCTGGGGCATAATGGCGCTGTAAG ACACATCGTGCACTCGGGCACGGCGCCCGCCTTCCTCACGTGCAGCGACGACTACCGCGCGCGCTTCTGGTTCAGGCGGAACACGCATTAA